Proteins encoded in a region of the Brevundimonas vesicularis genome:
- the purH gene encoding bifunctional phosphoribosylaminoimidazolecarboxamide formyltransferase/IMP cyclohydrolase — translation MPAAPDFPPAPDRVKPQCALISLSDKAGLEDAARTLHDLGVELVSTGGTRAAIEKLGLPVKDVADLTGFPEMMDGRVKTLHPIVHGGLLGVRDAADHAQAMTDHGIGAIDIVWIDLYPFESTVAAGGTFEAAVENIDIGGPAMIRSGSKNHGYVAVAVDGESIGLILEALKTEGLTDLALRKRLAARAFARTAAYDAAVSGWFAGQIEDAAPTRKSIAGALAQTLRYGENPHQMGAFYRTGERRPGVAYAEQVQGKELGYNNIADADAAYELVAEFEQPAVVIVKHANPCGVAVGKDLSEAYARALECDAVSAFGGVIAVNRPLNGDDARAITGIFTEVVIAPGADDEAKAVFAAKKNLRLLITDGLPDPHGPGEVFRSVAGGFLVQSRDRSLIKPSDLKIVTQRQPTPTEIQDMLFAFTVAKHVKSNAIVYAKDGQTAGIGAGQMNRRDSARIAAIRAQEAGEAKGLTQSLAEGSACASEAFFPFADGLLEAVAAGATAVIQPGGSMRDAEVIAAADEKGIAMAFTGVRVFRH, via the coding sequence ATGCCCGCCGCTCCCGACTTTCCGCCCGCCCCAGACCGGGTCAAGCCGCAATGCGCCCTGATCTCTCTGTCCGACAAGGCCGGGCTGGAGGACGCAGCCCGCACCCTGCACGATCTGGGCGTCGAACTGGTCTCGACCGGCGGCACGCGCGCGGCGATCGAGAAGCTGGGCCTGCCGGTCAAGGACGTGGCCGATCTGACGGGCTTCCCCGAAATGATGGACGGCCGGGTCAAGACCCTGCACCCGATCGTTCACGGCGGCCTCTTGGGCGTGCGTGACGCCGCCGACCATGCCCAGGCCATGACCGACCACGGCATCGGCGCCATCGATATCGTCTGGATCGACCTCTATCCGTTCGAGAGCACCGTCGCGGCGGGCGGCACGTTCGAGGCGGCGGTCGAGAACATCGACATCGGCGGCCCGGCCATGATCCGCTCGGGCTCCAAGAACCACGGCTATGTCGCCGTCGCCGTCGACGGCGAAAGCATCGGCCTGATCCTTGAGGCGCTGAAGACCGAAGGCTTGACCGATCTAGCGCTGCGCAAGCGCCTGGCCGCCCGCGCCTTCGCGCGCACCGCCGCCTATGACGCCGCTGTTTCCGGCTGGTTCGCTGGCCAGATCGAGGATGCCGCCCCGACCCGCAAGTCGATCGCTGGCGCCTTGGCCCAGACCCTGCGCTATGGCGAGAACCCGCATCAGATGGGCGCCTTTTACCGTACCGGCGAGCGCCGTCCGGGCGTGGCCTATGCCGAACAGGTCCAGGGCAAGGAACTGGGGTACAACAATATCGCCGACGCCGACGCCGCCTATGAGCTGGTGGCCGAGTTCGAACAGCCGGCCGTCGTCATCGTCAAACACGCCAACCCGTGCGGCGTGGCTGTGGGCAAGGATCTGTCCGAAGCCTATGCCCGCGCCTTGGAATGCGACGCCGTCTCGGCCTTCGGCGGCGTGATCGCGGTCAACCGCCCGCTGAACGGCGATGACGCCCGCGCTATCACCGGCATCTTCACCGAGGTCGTCATCGCCCCCGGCGCCGACGACGAGGCCAAGGCCGTCTTCGCAGCCAAGAAGAACCTGCGTCTGCTGATCACTGACGGCCTGCCCGACCCCCACGGTCCGGGCGAGGTGTTCCGCTCGGTTGCCGGCGGTTTCCTGGTCCAGTCGCGCGACCGGTCGCTGATCAAGCCGTCGGACCTGAAGATCGTCACCCAGCGCCAGCCGACTCCGACCGAGATCCAGGACATGCTGTTTGCCTTCACCGTCGCCAAGCACGTCAAGTCCAACGCCATCGTCTACGCCAAGGACGGCCAGACGGCCGGCATCGGCGCCGGCCAGATGAACCGTCGCGACAGCGCCCGCATCGCTGCCATCCGCGCCCAGGAAGCCGGAGAAGCCAAGGGTCTGACCCAGTCGCTGGCCGAGGGTTCGGCGTGCGCGTCCGAAGCCTTCTTCCCCTTCGCCGACGGCCTCTTGGAAGCCGTCGCGGCTGGGGCCACGGCGGTGATCCAGCCCGGCGGCTCGATGCGAGACGCCGAGGTCATCGCCGCCGCCGACGAGAAAGGCATCGCCATGGCCTTCACCGGCGTGCGGGTCTTCAGGCACTAA
- a CDS encoding dienelactone hydrolase family protein: protein MTVLIRPEGQTADDLKLSRRTLGALGGLLFSGYAVAALAKEAKPITTDAEGLSTETVTYAAPDGFQLPAYVARPAGDGPFPVVVVVSEIFGVHEYIRDICRRLAKQGYAAIAPAFFVRVEDPAPLSDMQRIMQIVAAANYEQVMGDLSATLEWASQQSWSKDGKVGITGYCWGGKVVWQAAARFAAIGAGVAWYGRLAPAADATPVQISSGQPWPVDIADDLKAPVLGLYGGKDQGIPLASVERMREALARAGQTGSQIVVYPDAQHGFHADYRASYSEADAKDGWSKLLATFDKALKN, encoded by the coding sequence ATGACCGTGCTGATCCGCCCCGAAGGCCAGACCGCCGACGACCTGAAACTGAGCCGTCGAACTCTGGGCGCCTTGGGGGGCTTGCTTTTTTCCGGCTATGCGGTCGCGGCCCTGGCCAAGGAAGCCAAGCCCATCACGACCGACGCCGAGGGCCTGTCCACCGAGACCGTGACCTATGCCGCGCCGGACGGGTTCCAGCTTCCGGCCTATGTCGCCCGGCCGGCGGGCGACGGCCCGTTCCCGGTCGTGGTGGTGGTGTCCGAGATCTTCGGCGTCCACGAATATATCCGCGACATCTGCCGCCGTCTGGCCAAGCAGGGATACGCCGCCATTGCGCCAGCCTTCTTCGTCCGGGTCGAGGATCCCGCGCCGCTGTCGGATATGCAGCGGATCATGCAGATCGTCGCGGCGGCGAACTATGAGCAGGTGATGGGCGACCTGTCGGCGACGCTGGAATGGGCCAGCCAGCAGTCGTGGTCCAAGGACGGCAAGGTCGGCATCACCGGCTACTGCTGGGGCGGCAAGGTGGTGTGGCAGGCGGCGGCCCGCTTCGCCGCCATCGGCGCGGGCGTGGCCTGGTACGGCCGCTTGGCGCCCGCCGCAGACGCCACGCCGGTTCAGATCTCATCGGGCCAACCTTGGCCGGTCGACATCGCTGACGATCTGAAAGCGCCTGTGCTCGGCCTGTATGGCGGCAAGGATCAGGGCATCCCATTGGCCAGCGTCGAACGGATGCGCGAAGCCCTGGCCCGCGCCGGCCAGACCGGCAGCCAGATCGTCGTCTATCCCGACGCCCAGCACGGCTTCCACGCCGACTACCGAGCAAGCTACTCGGAAGCAGACGCCAAGGACGGCTGGTCCAAGCTGCTGGCGACGTTCGATAAAGCGTTAAAGAATTAG
- a CDS encoding S8 family peptidase translates to MKVQSAWQAGATGAGVTVAVVDSGIANTLPELDGRISSASTDVVVGRNTPYVASSSHGTRVSGVIASNFNGFGTIGVAYNSTILSIRTDISDCTDKNTDVCFSSSDLVRALDYAVANGVKIINMSLGGDGRLGSAFEAALLRAVNSGAVIVASSGNDGNANPGWPARYAIDPRFAGSVIAVGSHGATDAMSSFSNRAGDTAAGYISAPGEDVITGCEGTSCWRVNGTSFSAPHVSGALALLMQAFPNLTARAALDILLTTARDAGDPGTDIVYGRGLLDMARAFRPAGTTSTPMADGSSIVSMSEPGSFVGAAFGDAFGRQTALNTVLYDAYDRMFAVQLGGAYPTAPSRSYQAAPFEQNTTATTSLALPGGGRLNLIAAQSSARPDPIAPRHDLYDAPWMGDEPRQEAMLDVATGRMNFSVWQGKGGATSPFNGAAGDGFAALAQADHAVRGALRFGAVTVSGESGGGDRRMPLRRVEQDASTYSRAAIGWRGAEGGLSFSVGALDERLGPLGAFLPGGSDFALPSRTSFYAFGGDWTLRPGLRLIGEAGMGATQIEGRFLSMDQAAISSNWRLGLLTGCSMICDRISFTLAQPLRIERGTFSAMLADVPVEYFDPLTYSRRSFSATPSGRQIDFILGGERRLWDGSSMTLQAVASREPRHVADAPPEFALIGAWRRQF, encoded by the coding sequence ATGAAGGTCCAATCCGCCTGGCAGGCCGGCGCGACCGGAGCCGGCGTCACCGTCGCCGTCGTCGACTCCGGCATCGCCAATACCCTGCCCGAGTTGGACGGGCGTATCTCCAGCGCGTCGACCGATGTCGTTGTGGGGCGCAACACCCCCTATGTGGCGTCAAGCAGTCACGGCACGCGCGTGTCGGGCGTGATCGCCTCGAACTTCAACGGGTTCGGTACGATCGGCGTGGCGTATAACTCGACTATCCTGTCGATCCGCACCGATATCTCCGACTGCACGGACAAGAATACGGACGTCTGTTTCAGCAGTTCGGATCTGGTGCGCGCGCTGGACTACGCCGTCGCCAATGGCGTGAAGATCATCAACATGTCGTTGGGCGGCGACGGACGGTTGGGCTCGGCGTTCGAGGCGGCGCTGCTGCGCGCGGTCAACTCGGGCGCCGTGATCGTGGCTTCGTCGGGCAATGACGGAAACGCCAATCCGGGCTGGCCCGCGCGTTACGCCATCGACCCCAGGTTCGCCGGCAGCGTCATCGCGGTCGGATCGCACGGCGCGACCGATGCGATGTCCAGCTTCTCGAACCGGGCAGGGGATACGGCGGCCGGGTATATTTCAGCGCCGGGCGAGGATGTGATCACAGGGTGTGAGGGCACGTCGTGTTGGCGCGTCAACGGCACATCCTTCTCGGCCCCGCATGTCTCCGGCGCGCTCGCTTTGCTGATGCAGGCCTTCCCCAATCTGACGGCGCGTGCGGCTCTGGATATCTTGCTGACGACCGCACGCGACGCCGGCGATCCCGGCACCGACATCGTTTATGGGCGCGGCCTGCTGGACATGGCCCGCGCCTTCCGGCCGGCAGGGACGACCTCGACGCCGATGGCTGACGGGAGTTCCATTGTCAGCATGAGCGAACCGGGCAGCTTCGTCGGCGCCGCGTTCGGGGACGCATTCGGTCGGCAGACGGCGCTGAATACGGTGCTTTACGACGCCTACGATCGGATGTTCGCCGTCCAACTGGGCGGCGCCTATCCGACTGCGCCCAGCCGATCCTATCAGGCGGCGCCGTTCGAGCAGAATACCACGGCGACAACCAGCCTGGCCCTGCCGGGCGGCGGTCGATTGAACCTGATCGCGGCCCAATCCAGCGCCCGACCTGACCCGATCGCCCCTCGTCACGATCTGTATGATGCGCCCTGGATGGGGGACGAGCCGCGTCAGGAGGCGATGCTTGACGTCGCCACGGGCCGGATGAACTTCTCGGTCTGGCAAGGCAAGGGCGGGGCGACCTCGCCGTTCAACGGCGCGGCGGGCGACGGTTTCGCCGCCCTGGCCCAGGCCGACCACGCCGTGCGGGGCGCCCTGCGCTTCGGCGCGGTGACGGTCTCGGGCGAAAGCGGCGGCGGCGATCGCCGTATGCCGCTGCGTCGTGTCGAGCAGGACGCCTCGACCTATAGTCGCGCGGCGATCGGATGGCGCGGAGCGGAGGGCGGTCTGTCGTTCAGCGTCGGCGCCTTGGATGAACGGCTCGGGCCTTTGGGCGCCTTCCTGCCGGGCGGATCCGACTTCGCCCTGCCCTCACGGACCAGCTTCTATGCCTTTGGCGGCGACTGGACCCTGCGACCGGGCCTGCGTCTGATCGGCGAGGCGGGAATGGGGGCGACTCAAATCGAGGGTCGGTTCCTGTCGATGGATCAGGCGGCGATCAGTTCGAATTGGCGGCTGGGGCTCTTGACGGGCTGTTCGATGATCTGTGACCGGATCAGCTTCACCCTGGCTCAGCCGCTCAGGATCGAGCGCGGAACCTTCTCGGCCATGCTGGCGGACGTGCCGGTCGAATATTTCGATCCGCTGACCTATTCGCGCCGCAGCTTCTCGGCGACGCCCAGCGGCCGCCAGATCGACTTTATCCTCGGTGGCGAGCGTCGGCTGTGGGATGGGTCCAGCATGACGCTGCAAGCAGTCGCCAGCCGCGAGCCGCGCCATGTCGCAGACGCGCCGCCGGAGTTCGCCTTGATCGGAGCCTGGCGGCGTCAGTTCTGA
- the grpE gene encoding nucleotide exchange factor GrpE: MAETNAEHGLDAHPSDDLAPLDAVIAERDEWKDRALRVAAEMENLKRRSETQQNDARAFAIQRFAKDLLGVADNLERALMAAPKDAEGATAGLVTGLELTQKALLQAFDANGLKRVAPQAGEAFNPHLHQAMMEQPSETVPGGSVIQTMQSGFELFGRTVRPAMVVVAAKGSGAQAPNPYGAAPAADGQAFDGKA, from the coding sequence ATGGCCGAAACCAACGCCGAACACGGCCTGGACGCCCATCCTTCAGACGATCTGGCGCCGCTGGACGCCGTGATCGCCGAGCGTGACGAATGGAAGGACCGCGCCCTGCGCGTCGCCGCCGAGATGGAGAATCTGAAGCGCCGTTCGGAGACGCAGCAGAACGACGCCCGCGCCTTCGCCATCCAGCGCTTCGCCAAGGACCTGCTGGGCGTCGCCGACAATCTGGAACGCGCCCTGATGGCTGCGCCCAAGGACGCCGAGGGCGCGACCGCCGGTCTGGTGACCGGGTTGGAACTGACGCAGAAGGCGCTGCTGCAAGCCTTCGACGCCAACGGCCTGAAGCGCGTCGCGCCCCAGGCCGGCGAGGCCTTTAACCCCCACCTGCACCAGGCGATGATGGAACAGCCGTCCGAGACCGTGCCCGGCGGATCGGTGATCCAGACCATGCAGTCCGGCTTCGAACTGTTCGGTCGCACCGTCCGCCCCGCCATGGTGGTCGTCGCCGCCAAGGGATCCGGCGCCCAGGCTCCCAACCCGTATGGTGCCGCCCCCGCCGCCGACGGCCAGGCCTTCGACGGCAAGGCCTGA
- the hrcA gene encoding heat-inducible transcriptional repressor HrcA: MYAPKNPPFDAGQSLAGLAGLDARARDIFRRIVESYLETGEPVGSRTLSLGGIALSPASIRNTMQDLTLAGLLAAPHTSAGRIPTHAGLRLFVDGLLEVGDLTKEERREIDGRLAGRGRNFESALDEASNLLSGLAGGAGVVSSPVRDSGVKHVEFVALGGDQALAVIVADDGTVENRIMTLSAGVTPSTLVEASNFLNARLRGRPFADAKREMTQELEIARRELDQTAARLVEDGFAAWSGGQDRERALIVRGRANLLQDREGLADLERVRVLFDDLEQKEQLIGLLDGVDAAQGVRIFIGAETRLFSLSGSAVIAAPYMSGRQRVLGAIGVIGPARLNYARVIPLVDYTARVLGRMLDGNDK, from the coding sequence CTGTATGCCCCGAAAAACCCACCGTTCGACGCCGGTCAGTCCCTCGCGGGTCTGGCGGGGCTGGATGCGCGGGCGCGCGACATCTTCCGTCGCATCGTGGAATCCTATCTGGAGACCGGCGAGCCGGTCGGGTCGCGGACCCTGTCGCTGGGCGGTATCGCGCTGTCGCCTGCCTCGATCCGCAACACCATGCAGGATCTGACCCTTGCGGGCCTGCTGGCGGCGCCCCACACCTCGGCCGGGCGGATTCCCACCCACGCGGGCCTGCGCCTGTTCGTCGATGGCCTGCTGGAGGTCGGCGACCTGACCAAGGAAGAGCGTCGCGAGATCGACGGGCGGCTCGCCGGGCGCGGCCGGAACTTCGAGTCCGCCTTGGACGAGGCCTCGAACCTGCTGTCGGGCCTGGCCGGCGGCGCGGGCGTCGTATCGAGCCCGGTCCGTGATTCCGGCGTCAAACATGTCGAGTTCGTCGCCTTGGGCGGCGATCAGGCCCTGGCCGTCATCGTCGCCGACGACGGCACGGTCGAAAACCGCATCATGACCCTGTCGGCCGGCGTCACGCCTTCGACCCTGGTCGAGGCCTCCAACTTCCTGAACGCTCGCCTGCGCGGCCGCCCCTTCGCCGACGCCAAGCGAGAGATGACCCAGGAGTTGGAAATCGCACGGCGTGAACTGGACCAGACCGCCGCCCGCCTGGTCGAGGACGGATTCGCTGCGTGGTCCGGCGGCCAGGATCGCGAGCGCGCCCTGATCGTGCGGGGTCGCGCCAACCTGCTTCAGGACCGGGAAGGCTTGGCCGATCTGGAGCGGGTCCGCGTCCTTTTCGATGATCTGGAGCAGAAGGAACAGCTGATCGGCCTGCTGGACGGCGTCGATGCGGCCCAAGGCGTGCGCATTTTCATCGGCGCCGAGACACGGTTGTTTTCACTTTCGGGTTCCGCCGTGATCGCGGCGCCCTATATGAGCGGCCGACAGCGGGTTCTTGGCGCCATCGGCGTCATAGGCCCCGCAAGACTGAACTACGCCCGTGTCATTCCGTTGGTGGACTATACCGCCCGGGTGCTGGGCCGGATGCTGGACGGGAACGACAAGTGA
- the rph gene encoding ribonuclease PH, with amino-acid sequence MRHSQRTDDQLRPVTIETGVNRYAEGSCLISFGNTKVLVTASIEDKVPGWMRNSGQGWVTAEYGMLPRATHTRGRREAAAGKQSGRTQEIQRLIGRSLRAVVDLKALGERQVLIDCDVIQADGGTRTASITGAWVAMSLALNYLRDEGVLKADPITDQVAAVSCGVCDGVPLLDLDYEEDSEAEADSNFVLTGSGQIVEVQATGEKRGFSRAEFDRLFSLAEIGCTELFALQKAALAAVKR; translated from the coding sequence ATGCGCCATTCGCAACGCACCGATGATCAACTGCGTCCCGTGACCATCGAGACCGGCGTCAACCGCTATGCCGAGGGCTCGTGCCTGATCAGCTTCGGGAATACCAAGGTGCTGGTGACCGCCTCGATCGAGGACAAGGTGCCGGGCTGGATGCGCAACTCGGGTCAGGGATGGGTGACGGCCGAATACGGCATGCTGCCGCGCGCCACCCACACGCGCGGCCGTCGTGAAGCCGCCGCCGGCAAACAGTCGGGCCGCACCCAGGAAATCCAGCGGCTGATCGGTCGCTCCCTGCGCGCCGTGGTGGACCTGAAGGCGCTCGGCGAACGTCAGGTGCTGATCGACTGCGACGTCATCCAGGCCGACGGCGGCACCCGCACGGCGTCGATCACCGGCGCCTGGGTCGCAATGAGCCTGGCCCTGAACTATCTGCGCGACGAGGGCGTGCTGAAGGCCGATCCGATCACGGATCAGGTGGCGGCCGTGTCGTGCGGCGTCTGCGACGGCGTTCCGCTGCTGGACCTGGATTACGAAGAGGACTCCGAGGCCGAGGCGGACTCGAACTTCGTCCTGACCGGCTCGGGCCAGATCGTCGAGGTCCAGGCCACGGGCGAGAAGCGCGGCTTCTCGCGCGCCGAGTTCGACCGGCTCTTCTCGCTGGCCGAGATCGGCTGCACCGAACTGTTCGCCCTGCAGAAGGCGGCCCTGGCGGCGGTGAAGCGATAG
- the glmM gene encoding phosphoglucosamine mutase, protein MGDRKYFGTDGIRGRANTYPMTAEVALRVGLAAGKLFRTDDDRRHLVVIGKDTRLSGYTIEPALVAGFASVGMDVRTFGPVPTPGVAMLTRSMRADLGVMISASHNDYADNGIKLFGPDGYKLSDEIELKIEAMMDQGLDQGLAPSNKLGRVKRIDDAQARYIEIAKQAFPKRLTLQGLRIAVDCANGAGYKVAPTTLFELGAEVFPVGVTPNGTNINAECGSTHPATLADAVKRYRADIGIALDGDADRLIICDETGRVVDGDQIMALVGLDWARRGLLTGGGVVATVMSNLGLERKLESEGLTLERTKVGDRYVMERMREGGFNIGGEQSGHIILHDHATTGDGLMAALQVLAVLVESGKPMSELARQFAPVPQKLENVRFTADKPLETDTVKAAIAEAEAALSGQGRLLVRPSGTEKLIRVMAEGDDEALVKRVVADVAGAVRSA, encoded by the coding sequence TTGGGCGACAGAAAATATTTCGGCACCGACGGCATTCGCGGCCGCGCCAACACCTATCCGATGACGGCCGAGGTCGCGCTGCGCGTGGGTCTGGCCGCCGGAAAACTGTTCCGCACCGACGATGATCGACGCCATCTGGTGGTGATCGGCAAGGACACCCGCCTGTCAGGCTATACGATCGAGCCGGCCTTGGTCGCCGGTTTCGCTTCGGTCGGAATGGACGTGCGCACCTTCGGGCCCGTGCCGACGCCTGGCGTGGCCATGCTGACCCGGTCGATGCGCGCCGATTTGGGCGTGATGATCTCGGCCTCGCACAACGACTATGCCGACAACGGGATCAAGCTGTTCGGGCCGGACGGCTACAAGCTGTCCGACGAGATCGAGCTGAAGATCGAGGCCATGATGGACCAAGGTCTGGACCAGGGCCTTGCGCCGTCGAACAAGCTGGGCCGGGTCAAACGCATCGACGACGCCCAGGCCCGCTACATCGAGATCGCCAAACAGGCCTTCCCCAAACGGTTGACGCTGCAAGGGCTGCGTATCGCCGTCGATTGCGCCAACGGCGCCGGTTACAAGGTCGCGCCCACCACCCTGTTCGAACTGGGGGCCGAGGTGTTCCCCGTCGGCGTGACCCCGAACGGCACCAACATCAACGCCGAGTGCGGCTCGACCCATCCGGCGACCTTGGCCGATGCGGTCAAACGCTACCGCGCCGATATCGGCATCGCCCTGGACGGCGACGCCGACCGACTGATCATCTGCGACGAGACGGGTCGGGTCGTGGACGGCGATCAGATCATGGCCTTGGTCGGGCTTGACTGGGCCAGGCGCGGCCTCCTGACCGGGGGCGGCGTGGTGGCTACCGTCATGTCCAACCTGGGGCTGGAGCGTAAACTGGAGTCCGAAGGCCTGACGCTGGAGCGGACCAAGGTTGGCGACCGCTATGTCATGGAACGGATGCGCGAAGGCGGCTTCAACATCGGCGGCGAGCAGTCGGGCCACATCATCCTGCACGACCATGCCACGACCGGCGACGGCCTGATGGCGGCGCTGCAGGTGCTGGCCGTCCTGGTCGAATCCGGCAAGCCGATGAGCGAACTGGCCCGCCAGTTCGCTCCCGTTCCGCAAAAGCTGGAGAACGTTCGCTTCACCGCCGACAAGCCGCTGGAAACCGACACGGTCAAGGCCGCCATCGCCGAGGCCGAAGCGGCCCTGAGCGGTCAGGGACGGCTGCTGGTGCGCCCCTCGGGCACGGAAAAACTGATCCGCGTCATGGCCGAGGGCGACGACGAAGCACTGGTTAAGCGGGTGGTGGCCGATGTGGCGGGCGCGGTGCGCTCAGCCTAG
- the glmS gene encoding glutamine--fructose-6-phosphate transaminase (isomerizing), with the protein MCGIIGVTGNGPVVPRLIDSLKRLEYRGYDSAGVAAVVDGSVERRRAKGKIRNLEAVLAEEPMTATVGIGHTRWATHGAPTTANAHPHKAGRVTLVHNGIIENFAELKAELAAEGHVFESQTDTEVIAHLLDAELNTGRAPLEAFKTTLDRLTGAYALAVLIDGTDDLILGARRGSPLVVGWGEDEMYLGSDALAVGPFTQKISYLEEGDYVAMTKAGAQMFDVAGKPVERAIVQVSASSAMVEKGEYRHFMEKEIHEQPDSVQHTLSEYLDLVTGKAKTNPVDFAAIDRIQIVACGTAFYAGQIGRYAFEKLAGLPCDVEIASEFRYRSPAVSPKTLAVAVSQSGETADTLASLTWCKAQGLQTAAVVNVHSSSMAREAAVLWPTHAGPEIGVASTKAFTAQVAALLALAVAAGVARGRIDAATEAELVKALFESPRLIAEALTMGDSIRAVTHDLSKADDVLFLGRGAMFPLAMEGALKLKEISYIHAEGYAAGELKHGPIALIDEETPTIALAPLDDVFEKTASNLQEVAARGGPVIMIAPEKAPDPHGAGIRRIHAPDCHPLIAPLVYAVPVQLLAYYTAVQKGTDVDQPRNLAKSVTVE; encoded by the coding sequence ATGTGCGGCATCATCGGCGTCACCGGCAATGGTCCTGTCGTTCCCCGGCTGATCGACAGCCTGAAACGGCTGGAGTACCGCGGCTATGATTCCGCAGGCGTCGCCGCCGTTGTGGACGGCTCGGTCGAGCGCCGCCGCGCCAAAGGAAAGATCCGTAATCTGGAAGCCGTCCTGGCCGAGGAGCCGATGACGGCGACGGTCGGCATCGGCCATACGCGCTGGGCCACGCACGGCGCGCCCACGACCGCCAACGCCCACCCACACAAGGCCGGTCGTGTCACCCTGGTCCATAACGGCATCATCGAAAACTTCGCCGAGCTGAAAGCCGAGCTGGCCGCCGAAGGCCATGTCTTTGAAAGCCAGACCGACACCGAGGTCATCGCCCACCTGCTGGACGCCGAATTGAATACGGGTCGCGCGCCGCTGGAGGCGTTCAAGACCACTCTGGATCGCCTGACCGGCGCCTATGCGCTTGCGGTGCTGATCGACGGAACGGACGACCTGATCCTGGGCGCGCGACGCGGCAGCCCCTTGGTGGTCGGTTGGGGCGAGGATGAAATGTATCTGGGCTCGGACGCGCTGGCCGTCGGTCCGTTCACGCAGAAGATTTCCTATCTGGAAGAGGGCGATTACGTCGCCATGACCAAGGCCGGCGCCCAGATGTTCGACGTGGCGGGCAAGCCGGTCGAACGCGCCATCGTCCAGGTCTCGGCCTCCTCGGCGATGGTCGAGAAGGGCGAATATCGCCACTTCATGGAGAAGGAAATCCATGAACAGCCCGACAGCGTCCAGCACACCCTGTCGGAATATCTCGACCTGGTGACCGGCAAGGCCAAGACCAATCCCGTCGATTTCGCCGCCATCGACCGCATCCAGATCGTCGCCTGCGGCACGGCCTTTTACGCCGGCCAGATCGGCCGTTATGCGTTCGAGAAACTGGCCGGCCTGCCCTGCGACGTCGAGATCGCGTCCGAGTTCCGCTATCGCTCGCCTGCCGTGTCGCCCAAGACGCTGGCGGTCGCCGTCAGCCAGTCGGGCGAGACGGCCGACACCCTGGCCAGCCTGACGTGGTGCAAGGCGCAAGGGTTGCAGACCGCCGCCGTCGTGAATGTTCACTCGTCCTCGATGGCGCGTGAGGCCGCCGTGCTGTGGCCCACCCATGCCGGTCCGGAAATCGGCGTCGCTTCGACCAAGGCTTTCACCGCCCAGGTCGCGGCCCTGCTGGCCCTGGCCGTGGCGGCTGGCGTGGCGCGCGGCCGGATCGATGCTGCGACGGAGGCCGAACTGGTCAAGGCTCTGTTCGAAAGCCCGCGCCTGATCGCCGAGGCCCTGACGATGGGCGACAGCATCCGCGCCGTGACCCACGATCTGTCAAAGGCCGACGACGTGCTGTTCCTGGGCCGGGGCGCCATGTTCCCGCTGGCGATGGAAGGCGCGCTGAAGCTGAAGGAGATCAGCTATATCCACGCCGAGGGCTATGCCGCCGGAGAGTTGAAACACGGCCCCATCGCCCTGATCGACGAAGAGACCCCGACCATCGCCCTGGCTCCGCTCGACGATGTGTTCGAAAAGACCGCGTCCAACCTGCAGGAGGTCGCCGCACGGGGCGGCCCGGTCATCATGATCGCGCCGGAAAAGGCACCCGATCCGCACGGCGCCGGCATTCGCCGCATCCACGCCCCCGACTGCCATCCGCTAATCGCGCCTCTGGTCTATGCCGTGCCGGTGCAACTTCTGGCCTACTACACAGCCGTTCAGAAGGGCACCGACGTGGATCAGCCCCGCAACCTGGCCAAATCCGTCACGGTCGAATAG
- a CDS encoding Crp/Fnr family transcriptional regulator: MSALAVQGLDEGDAFFAEAGARTSTTQNGEAVVTLILSGVLARIGLDGTLSHGLASSDDVINFDAVLGGGGPESAVWLTAGRYLTVSARKLAQKIDRDSLVEMALIDLRRRNIALQAELSRHATLKVSQRLAALLLDVHDRRGGDVLALRQTELSHLMAVRRASISTACTELCAAGAVRLRRGAIQIIDADALRRMTDEAYSTVTDLARLRG, from the coding sequence TTGTCTGCCCTGGCAGTTCAGGGCCTGGACGAAGGCGATGCTTTCTTCGCCGAGGCTGGCGCACGAACCTCAACCACACAGAATGGCGAAGCTGTCGTCACACTGATTTTGTCAGGCGTCCTGGCGCGTATCGGGCTCGACGGCACTCTGTCGCATGGGCTGGCGTCCAGCGACGACGTGATCAACTTCGACGCTGTATTGGGCGGGGGTGGGCCAGAGTCGGCCGTTTGGTTGACGGCCGGACGATACCTGACCGTTTCCGCTCGCAAGCTGGCGCAAAAGATCGATCGCGACAGTCTGGTCGAGATGGCGCTGATTGATCTTCGCCGTCGCAACATCGCCCTTCAGGCTGAGCTTTCGCGCCACGCCACATTAAAAGTCAGCCAGCGCCTGGCCGCCCTATTGCTCGACGTTCACGACCGAAGGGGAGGCGACGTACTCGCCCTGCGTCAAACCGAGTTGTCGCATCTGATGGCTGTGCGACGCGCCAGCATATCGACCGCCTGCACCGAACTGTGCGCCGCCGGCGCCGTGCGGCTGCGGCGCGGCGCGATCCAAATCATCGATGCAGACGCCCTGCGGCGGATGACGGACGAGGCCTATTCGACCGTGACGGATTTGGCCAGGTTGCGGGGCTGA